A single genomic interval of Vibrio gallicus harbors:
- the rseB gene encoding sigma-E factor regulatory protein RseB: MKKFLASAAALISLSLSTVALADDGASTLLDKMSEASQSLNYEMSYVLIRKGSIEPLVYRQANDNGKHLAQLVYLSGPVREVIQRGSQVSYIEPGIDPFTIASDRMVAPLMPMLKVDVQDLKDNYDIVKVGRAREAGSATDVIRVVPKDGQRYSYIVWIDEHTSLPLRADLIDRDGEVLEQYRTVSYSVTDHLVPIMKGLEGAALPELVTLPKSNTKQVAWQVTWMPQGFNSKKIQSHPLFGSNRVVESQIYTDGVFQFSIYVAPEDDYSLKRQLVRQGRRTLQSGIVDKHEVIVIGDIPPSTAERILHSVTFNAVASQ; this comes from the coding sequence ATGAAAAAATTCCTGGCCAGTGCCGCAGCACTGATCAGTCTCTCCCTATCAACTGTTGCGTTGGCTGATGACGGTGCGTCGACGCTATTGGATAAGATGAGCGAAGCGAGTCAGTCTCTTAATTATGAAATGTCTTATGTACTGATTCGAAAGGGCAGTATTGAGCCTTTAGTGTATCGTCAAGCTAACGACAATGGTAAGCATCTAGCTCAGCTAGTTTACCTAAGTGGACCGGTACGAGAGGTTATTCAACGTGGCAGTCAAGTTAGCTATATTGAACCGGGTATCGATCCCTTCACTATTGCATCAGACCGTATGGTTGCACCCTTAATGCCAATGCTAAAAGTGGATGTCCAAGACCTTAAAGATAACTACGATATTGTAAAGGTCGGGCGTGCTCGTGAGGCAGGCTCTGCAACCGATGTAATTCGTGTCGTACCTAAAGATGGACAGAGATACTCATACATAGTGTGGATTGATGAGCACACTAGCTTACCACTTCGAGCCGATTTGATAGACCGAGATGGGGAAGTATTGGAGCAGTATCGTACGGTTTCTTACTCTGTTACCGACCATCTTGTGCCAATAATGAAAGGCTTAGAAGGTGCGGCTTTGCCTGAACTTGTAACCTTGCCTAAAAGTAATACCAAGCAAGTAGCTTGGCAGGTGACATGGATGCCTCAAGGGTTCAATAGCAAGAAAATACAGAGTCATCCTCTATTTGGCTCAAACCGCGTGGTTGAAAGTCAAATCTATACCGATGGCGTGTTTCAGTTTTCTATCTATGTTGCACCCGAAGATGATTACTCACTTAAGCGTCAATTAGTACGCCAAGGGCGAAGAACCCTGCAAAGCGGTATTGTCGATAAACATGAAGTTATCGTTATTGGGGATATTCCTCCAAGTACAGCAGAAAGAATCCTTCATTCTGTCACGTTTAATGCGGTAGCTTCCCAATGA
- a CDS encoding RseA family anti-sigma factor translates to MSNKENISALLDGEAVDKALISEIEHDKDAQQIWHDYHLIGDVMRGDAPQSPQWDIASRVAIALENEPTHSKVQPMLESQPLPQHAKKALPQWVTQFGQVAMAACVSLAVIVGVQQYGGSADGSVTEQGEIPVLQTVPLAGSIEPVSLTRESVHPKAVSEEKLTEQRHRINNILQDYELQLRLDQGVKPLPEESDIQ, encoded by the coding sequence ATGTCTAATAAAGAAAACATTTCTGCTCTGCTTGACGGTGAAGCCGTCGATAAGGCGCTTATAAGCGAGATAGAGCATGACAAGGACGCGCAGCAGATTTGGCACGATTATCATTTAATAGGTGATGTGATGCGAGGGGATGCTCCTCAATCGCCGCAGTGGGATATAGCATCTCGAGTTGCTATCGCTCTAGAAAATGAACCAACACACTCTAAAGTGCAGCCGATGCTTGAATCTCAACCATTGCCGCAGCATGCAAAGAAAGCATTGCCACAATGGGTGACTCAGTTTGGTCAAGTAGCGATGGCCGCTTGTGTCTCGTTAGCTGTGATTGTCGGTGTGCAGCAGTACGGAGGAAGTGCTGATGGTAGTGTTACCGAGCAAGGTGAAATACCTGTACTGCAAACGGTTCCACTAGCTGGCAGCATTGAGCCGGTAAGCCTTACGCGAGAGTCGGTGCACCCTAAAGCCGTGAGCGAAGAGAAACTCACCGAGCAACGCCATCGTATTAATAATATTCTGCAAGACTATGAATTGCAGTTACGCCTAGATCAAGGCGTTAAGCCACTACCTGAAGAATCGGATATCCAATGA
- the rpoE gene encoding RNA polymerase sigma factor RpoE: protein MNEQLTDQVLIERIQNGDKQAFNLLVVKYQNKVCNLISRYVNNPSDVPDVAQEAFIKAYRAIPNFRGESAFYTWLYRIAVNTAKNHLVAQGRRPPATDVDVEDAEYYEAGHALKEISNPENLALSKELKQVVFDAIEALPEDLKTAMTLRELDGLSYEEIAAVMECPVGTVRSRIFRAREAVEQKMKPLLQR from the coding sequence ATGAACGAGCAATTGACCGATCAAGTTCTGATTGAGCGTATTCAAAATGGAGACAAACAGGCTTTTAACCTGCTGGTAGTCAAGTACCAAAATAAAGTGTGTAACTTGATTTCTCGATATGTGAATAACCCAAGTGATGTGCCGGATGTTGCACAAGAAGCGTTTATCAAGGCGTACAGAGCGATCCCTAATTTCCGTGGTGAAAGTGCCTTTTATACATGGTTATATCGTATTGCGGTGAACACGGCTAAAAATCATCTTGTTGCCCAAGGTCGTAGACCACCGGCTACTGATGTGGATGTTGAAGACGCAGAATATTACGAAGCAGGACACGCGCTAAAAGAAATTTCGAACCCAGAGAACTTGGCGTTGTCGAAAGAATTGAAGCAGGTAGTATTTGATGCAATCGAAGCACTGCCCGAGGATCTAAAAACGGCAATGACGTTGCGAGAATTAGATGGCCTCAGTTATGAGGAGATAGCAGCTGTAATGGAATGCCCCGTAGGGACAGTTCGCTCAAGAATCTTTCGCGCACGTGAGGCGGTTGAACAAAAAATGAAACCGCTTTTACAACGATAG
- the nadB gene encoding L-aspartate oxidase — MNSNTQQECDILVIGSGAAGLSLALRLANRAKVTVISKSLSREGSTFYAQGGIAAVFDESDTVESHVEDTLIAGAGLCEKDKVQFIAENARECVQWLIDGGVPFDQEKSDSENDEPRYHLTREGGHSHRRILHAADATGMAMQTSLQENVLNHPNITVLERHNAVDLITEDKTTANGCTKKLVGAYIWNRDSEHVETIAAKFVVLATGGASKVYQYTSNPDVSSGDGIAMAWRAGCRVANLEFNQFHPTCLYHPEARNFLLTEALRGEGAYLRRPDGTRFMPDFDGREELAPRDIVARAIDFEMKRLGVDCMYLDITHKSPEFIMEHFPTIYMRLQDLGIDMTKEPVPIVPAAHYTCGGVMVNKQGQTDIERLYAIGEVCYTGLHGANRMASNSLLECVVYAWSAAKSILSELDDAEMPQNLPHWDESQVTNSDEEVILQHNWHELRLLMWDYMGIVRTDKRLERALRRIQLLQQEVHDYYSNFRVSNNLLELRNLLQVADLMVKSAMERKESRGLHYTLDYPDTLDEAKPTILKPEYRPANNNDKFDW; from the coding sequence ATGAATTCAAATACCCAGCAAGAATGCGATATTTTGGTGATTGGTAGTGGTGCAGCCGGACTATCTTTAGCCCTACGCCTTGCTAATCGAGCCAAAGTAACTGTCATTAGCAAGAGCTTAAGTCGCGAAGGTTCTACCTTTTACGCACAAGGAGGTATCGCAGCCGTTTTTGATGAAAGCGATACCGTTGAATCGCACGTAGAGGATACACTCATTGCGGGTGCAGGCCTGTGCGAAAAAGATAAAGTTCAGTTCATCGCAGAAAATGCACGTGAATGTGTGCAGTGGCTTATCGATGGCGGCGTTCCTTTTGATCAAGAAAAAAGTGACTCAGAGAATGACGAACCTCGTTACCACTTAACAAGAGAAGGGGGTCACAGCCATCGCCGTATTTTACATGCAGCCGATGCCACTGGCATGGCAATGCAAACCTCCTTACAAGAAAATGTTTTAAATCACCCTAATATTACGGTTCTTGAGCGTCATAATGCTGTCGACCTAATTACTGAAGATAAAACCACTGCCAATGGCTGCACCAAAAAATTAGTGGGTGCTTACATATGGAACCGAGACTCTGAGCACGTAGAAACTATTGCCGCCAAATTTGTGGTACTTGCTACTGGCGGAGCCTCTAAGGTTTATCAATACACCAGTAACCCAGACGTATCCTCTGGTGATGGTATCGCTATGGCTTGGCGTGCTGGTTGCCGTGTTGCTAACCTTGAATTCAATCAATTCCATCCTACCTGTCTTTACCATCCAGAGGCACGTAACTTCCTACTAACCGAAGCATTGCGCGGTGAAGGCGCTTATCTACGCCGTCCAGATGGTACCCGCTTCATGCCGGATTTTGATGGGCGTGAAGAGCTTGCACCTAGAGATATTGTTGCTCGAGCTATCGACTTTGAAATGAAGCGATTGGGGGTTGATTGCATGTATCTGGATATCACCCATAAGTCTCCTGAGTTTATCATGGAGCACTTTCCTACTATCTACATGCGCCTACAAGACCTTGGCATCGATATGACCAAAGAGCCTGTGCCTATTGTACCTGCCGCTCACTATACCTGTGGTGGTGTTATGGTAAACAAACAAGGCCAAACCGATATTGAGCGTTTATATGCTATTGGTGAGGTTTGCTATACCGGGCTACACGGTGCCAACCGTATGGCTTCTAACTCACTATTAGAATGTGTGGTCTACGCTTGGTCTGCAGCAAAAAGCATCCTCAGCGAGCTTGATGATGCTGAAATGCCTCAAAACCTCCCACATTGGGATGAGAGTCAGGTAACTAACTCTGATGAAGAGGTAATACTGCAACATAACTGGCACGAACTGCGCCTACTTATGTGGGATTATATGGGGATAGTGCGCACCGACAAACGCCTTGAACGCGCTTTACGACGCATTCAACTGCTGCAGCAAGAGGTACACGATTATTATAGTAATTTCCGCGTATCCAATAACCTTCTAGAACTGCGTAACCTACTGCAGGTTGCAGACCTGATGGTTAAATCGGCTATGGAGCGTAAAGAGAGTCGTGGACTGCACTACACATTAGACTACCCTGATACCTTAGACGAAGCTAAGCCAACAATACTAAAACCAGAATATCGTCCCGCAAATAACAACGATAAATTTGACTGGTAA
- a CDS encoding FAD assembly factor SdhE, whose product MYSVEDKARIRWACRRGMLELDVVIMPFFEECFENLTEQEQRDFVALLECDDPDLFTWIMGHGRSENLALASMIDKVVAHNMSKVR is encoded by the coding sequence ATGTATAGCGTTGAGGATAAGGCACGTATCCGATGGGCATGCCGTAGAGGTATGTTGGAACTGGATGTGGTTATCATGCCATTTTTCGAAGAGTGCTTTGAAAACCTAACAGAGCAAGAGCAGCGTGATTTTGTGGCTCTATTAGAGTGCGATGATCCGGATTTGTTTACTTGGATTATGGGGCACGGTCGTAGTGAGAACTTAGCCCTAGCATCTATGATAGATAAAGTCGTAGCGCATAATATGAGTAAGGTTCGATAG